A genome region from Physeter macrocephalus isolate SW-GA chromosome 4, ASM283717v5, whole genome shotgun sequence includes the following:
- the DYRK3 gene encoding dual specificity tyrosine-phosphorylation-regulated kinase 3 isoform X5, whose translation MGGTARGPGRKDAGPPGAGLPPQQRRLGDGVYDTFMMIDETKCPPCSNALCNPSEPPLPRRLNITTEHLTRDPTQCFLNGGEMKVEQLFQEFGNRRSDTFQSDGINDSEKCSPTVSQGKCSDSLNTVKSSSSSKASKVVPLTPEQALKQYKHHLTAYEKLEIINYPEIYFVGPNAKKRHGVIGGPNNGGYDDADGAYIHVPRDHLAYRYEVLKIIGKGSFGQVARVYDHKLRQYVALKMVRNEKRFHRQAAEEIRILEHLKKQDKTGSMNVIHMLESFTFRNHVCMAFELLSIDLYELIKKNKFQGFSIQLVRKFAQSILQSLDALHKNKIIHCDLKPENILLKHHGRSATKVIDFGSSCFEYQKLYTYIQSRFYRAPEIILGSRYSTPIDIWSFGCILAELLTGQPLFPGEDEGDQLACMMELLGMPPPKLLEQSKRANILQTSYHLHKVLVLKQVICIPSPRKIKKFLAPDDPER comes from the exons ATGGGAGGCACAGCTCGCGGGCCCGGGCGGAAGGATGCGGGGCCGCCAGGAGCCGGACTCCCGCCCCAGCAGCGGAG ATTGGGTGATGGTGTCTATGATACCTTCATGATGATAGATGAAACCAAATGCCCACCCTGTTCAAATGCACTCTGCAATCCTTCTGAACCACCTCTACCCAGAAGACTAAAT ATCACCACTGAGCATTTAACAAGAGATCCTACTCAGTGCTTCCTGAATGGAGGTGAGATGAAGGTAGAACAACTATTTCAAGAATTTGGCAACAGAAGATCTGATACTTTTCAGTCAGATGGCATCAACGACTCTGAAAAATGCTCTCCTACAGTTTCTCAGGGTAAATGTTCAGATAGTTTGAATACAGTAAAATCCAGCAGTTCATCCAAAGCATCCAAAGTGGTGCCTCTGACTCCAGAACAAGCACTGAAGCAATATAAACACCACCTCACTGCTTATGAGAAGCTAGAAATCATCAATTATCCAGAAATTTACTTTGTGGGTCCAAATGCCAAAAAAAGACATGGAGTTATCGGTGGTCCCAATAATGGGGGTTATGATGATGCAGATGGGGCCTATATTCACGTGCCTCGAGACCATCTAGCTTATCGATATGAGGTGCTGAAAATTATTGGCAAGGGCAGTTTTGGGCAGGTAGCCCGGGTCTATGATCACAAACTTCGACAGTACGTGGCCCTGAAGATGGTACGCAATGAAAAGCGCTTCCATCGCCAAGCAGCCGAGGAGATCCGGATTTTGGAGCATCTTAAAAAGCAGGATAAAACCGGTAGCATGAACGTTATTCATATGCTGGAAAGTTTCACGTTCCGGAACCATGTTTGCATGGCCTTTGAGTTGCTGAGCATAGACCTTTAtgagctcattaaaaaaaacaagttccAGGGTTTTAGCATCCAGTTGGTTCGCAAGTTTGCTCAATCCATCTTGCAATCCTTGGATGCTCTCCACAAAAACAAGATCATTCACTGTGACCTGAAGCCAGAAAACATTCTCCTGAAACACCATGGGCGCAGTGCGACTAAGGTCATTGACTTTGGGTCCAGCTGTTTTGAGTACCAGAAGCTTTACACATATATCCAGTCTCGGTTCTACAGAGCTCCAGAGATCATCTTAGGAAGCCGCTACAGCACGCCCATTGACATATGGAGTTTTGGCTGCATCCTTGCAGAACTTTTAACAGGACAGCCTCTCTTCCCTGGAGAGGATGAAGGAGACCAGCTGGCCTGTATGATGGAGCTTCTAGGGATGCCACCACCAAAACTCCTGGAGCAATCCAAACGTGCCAA CATTTTACAGACATCTTACCACCTTCACAAAGTACTGGTTTTAAAACAAGTCATATGCATCCCATCTCCAAGGAAGATAAAGAAGTTCTTGGCCCCAGATGACCCAGAACGTTAA
- the DYRK3 gene encoding dual specificity tyrosine-phosphorylation-regulated kinase 3 isoform X1, whose protein sequence is MGGTARGPGRKDAGPPGAGLPPQQRRLGDGVYDTFMMIDETKCPPCSNALCNPSEPPLPRRLNITTEHLTRDPTQCFLNGGEMKVEQLFQEFGNRRSDTFQSDGINDSEKCSPTVSQGKCSDSLNTVKSSSSSKASKVVPLTPEQALKQYKHHLTAYEKLEIINYPEIYFVGPNAKKRHGVIGGPNNGGYDDADGAYIHVPRDHLAYRYEVLKIIGKGSFGQVARVYDHKLRQYVALKMVRNEKRFHRQAAEEIRILEHLKKQDKTGSMNVIHMLESFTFRNHVCMAFELLSIDLYELIKKNKFQGFSIQLVRKFAQSILQSLDALHKNKIIHCDLKPENILLKHHGRSATKVIDFGSSCFEYQKLYTYIQSRFYRAPEIILGSRYSTPIDIWSFGCILAELLTGQPLFPGEDEGDQLACMMELLGMPPPKLLEQSKRAKYFINSKGLPRYCSVTTQADGRVVLVGGRSRRGKKRGPPGSKDWGTALKGCDDYLFVEFLKRCLHWDPSARLTPAQALRHPWISKSVPRPLTIEKVSGKRVVNPANAFQGLGSKLPPVVGIANKLKANLMSETSGGIPLCSVLPKLIS, encoded by the exons ATGGGAGGCACAGCTCGCGGGCCCGGGCGGAAGGATGCGGGGCCGCCAGGAGCCGGACTCCCGCCCCAGCAGCGGAG ATTGGGTGATGGTGTCTATGATACCTTCATGATGATAGATGAAACCAAATGCCCACCCTGTTCAAATGCACTCTGCAATCCTTCTGAACCACCTCTACCCAGAAGACTAAAT ATCACCACTGAGCATTTAACAAGAGATCCTACTCAGTGCTTCCTGAATGGAGGTGAGATGAAGGTAGAACAACTATTTCAAGAATTTGGCAACAGAAGATCTGATACTTTTCAGTCAGATGGCATCAACGACTCTGAAAAATGCTCTCCTACAGTTTCTCAGGGTAAATGTTCAGATAGTTTGAATACAGTAAAATCCAGCAGTTCATCCAAAGCATCCAAAGTGGTGCCTCTGACTCCAGAACAAGCACTGAAGCAATATAAACACCACCTCACTGCTTATGAGAAGCTAGAAATCATCAATTATCCAGAAATTTACTTTGTGGGTCCAAATGCCAAAAAAAGACATGGAGTTATCGGTGGTCCCAATAATGGGGGTTATGATGATGCAGATGGGGCCTATATTCACGTGCCTCGAGACCATCTAGCTTATCGATATGAGGTGCTGAAAATTATTGGCAAGGGCAGTTTTGGGCAGGTAGCCCGGGTCTATGATCACAAACTTCGACAGTACGTGGCCCTGAAGATGGTACGCAATGAAAAGCGCTTCCATCGCCAAGCAGCCGAGGAGATCCGGATTTTGGAGCATCTTAAAAAGCAGGATAAAACCGGTAGCATGAACGTTATTCATATGCTGGAAAGTTTCACGTTCCGGAACCATGTTTGCATGGCCTTTGAGTTGCTGAGCATAGACCTTTAtgagctcattaaaaaaaacaagttccAGGGTTTTAGCATCCAGTTGGTTCGCAAGTTTGCTCAATCCATCTTGCAATCCTTGGATGCTCTCCACAAAAACAAGATCATTCACTGTGACCTGAAGCCAGAAAACATTCTCCTGAAACACCATGGGCGCAGTGCGACTAAGGTCATTGACTTTGGGTCCAGCTGTTTTGAGTACCAGAAGCTTTACACATATATCCAGTCTCGGTTCTACAGAGCTCCAGAGATCATCTTAGGAAGCCGCTACAGCACGCCCATTGACATATGGAGTTTTGGCTGCATCCTTGCAGAACTTTTAACAGGACAGCCTCTCTTCCCTGGAGAGGATGAAGGAGACCAGCTGGCCTGTATGATGGAGCTTCTAGGGATGCCACCACCAAAACTCCTGGAGCAATCCAAACGTGCCAAGTACTTTATTAACTCCAAGGGCCTACCTCGCTACTGTTCTGTGACCACTCAGGCAGATGGGAGGGTTGTGCTTGTGGGAGGTCGTTCACGGAGGGGTAAGAAGCGGGGTCCCCCAGGCAGCAAAGACTGGGGGACAGCACTGAAGGGGTGTGATGATTACTTATTCGTAGAGTTTTTGAAAAGGTGTCTTCACTGGGACCCCTCTGCCCGCCTGACCCCAGCTCAAGCACTAAGACACCCTTGGATTAGCAAGTCTGTGCCCAGACCTCTCACCATTGAAAAGGTGTCAGGCAAAAGGGTAGTCAATCCTGCAAATGCTTTCCAGGGCCTGGGTTCCAAGCTGCCTCCAGTTGTAGGAATAGCCAATAAGCTTAAAGCTAACTTAATGTCAGAAACCAGTGGTGGTATACCTTTGTGCAGTGTATTGCCAAAACTGATTAGCTAA
- the DYRK3 gene encoding dual specificity tyrosine-phosphorylation-regulated kinase 3 isoform X4: MGGTARGPGRKDAGPPGAGLPPQQRRLGDGVYDTFMMIDETKCPPCSNALCNPSEPPLPRRLNITTEHLTRDPTQCFLNGGEMKVEQLFQEFGNRRSDTFQSDGINDSEKCSPTVSQGKCSDSLNTVKSSSSSKASKVVPLTPEQALKQYKHHLTAYEKLEIINYPEIYFVGPNAKKRHGVIGGPNNGGYDDADGAYIHVPRDHLAYRYEVLKIIGKGSFGQVARVYDHKLRQYVALKMVRNEKRFHRQAAEEIRILEHLKKQDKTGSMNVIHMLESFTFRNHVCMAFELLSIDLYELIKKNKFQGFSIQLVRKFAQSILQSLDALHKNKIIHCDLKPENILLKHHGRSATKVIDFGSSCFEYQKLYTYIQSRFYRAPEIILGSRYSTPIDIWSFGCILAELLTGQPLFPGEDEGDQLACMMELLGMPPPKLLEQSKRANLNRRLFPRLGLSFRYKKKIQKLVCGVGEKKGTPRRSLPDS; the protein is encoded by the exons ATGGGAGGCACAGCTCGCGGGCCCGGGCGGAAGGATGCGGGGCCGCCAGGAGCCGGACTCCCGCCCCAGCAGCGGAG ATTGGGTGATGGTGTCTATGATACCTTCATGATGATAGATGAAACCAAATGCCCACCCTGTTCAAATGCACTCTGCAATCCTTCTGAACCACCTCTACCCAGAAGACTAAAT ATCACCACTGAGCATTTAACAAGAGATCCTACTCAGTGCTTCCTGAATGGAGGTGAGATGAAGGTAGAACAACTATTTCAAGAATTTGGCAACAGAAGATCTGATACTTTTCAGTCAGATGGCATCAACGACTCTGAAAAATGCTCTCCTACAGTTTCTCAGGGTAAATGTTCAGATAGTTTGAATACAGTAAAATCCAGCAGTTCATCCAAAGCATCCAAAGTGGTGCCTCTGACTCCAGAACAAGCACTGAAGCAATATAAACACCACCTCACTGCTTATGAGAAGCTAGAAATCATCAATTATCCAGAAATTTACTTTGTGGGTCCAAATGCCAAAAAAAGACATGGAGTTATCGGTGGTCCCAATAATGGGGGTTATGATGATGCAGATGGGGCCTATATTCACGTGCCTCGAGACCATCTAGCTTATCGATATGAGGTGCTGAAAATTATTGGCAAGGGCAGTTTTGGGCAGGTAGCCCGGGTCTATGATCACAAACTTCGACAGTACGTGGCCCTGAAGATGGTACGCAATGAAAAGCGCTTCCATCGCCAAGCAGCCGAGGAGATCCGGATTTTGGAGCATCTTAAAAAGCAGGATAAAACCGGTAGCATGAACGTTATTCATATGCTGGAAAGTTTCACGTTCCGGAACCATGTTTGCATGGCCTTTGAGTTGCTGAGCATAGACCTTTAtgagctcattaaaaaaaacaagttccAGGGTTTTAGCATCCAGTTGGTTCGCAAGTTTGCTCAATCCATCTTGCAATCCTTGGATGCTCTCCACAAAAACAAGATCATTCACTGTGACCTGAAGCCAGAAAACATTCTCCTGAAACACCATGGGCGCAGTGCGACTAAGGTCATTGACTTTGGGTCCAGCTGTTTTGAGTACCAGAAGCTTTACACATATATCCAGTCTCGGTTCTACAGAGCTCCAGAGATCATCTTAGGAAGCCGCTACAGCACGCCCATTGACATATGGAGTTTTGGCTGCATCCTTGCAGAACTTTTAACAGGACAGCCTCTCTTCCCTGGAGAGGATGAAGGAGACCAGCTGGCCTGTATGATGGAGCTTCTAGGGATGCCACCACCAAAACTCCTGGAGCAATCCAAACGTGCCAA TTTAAACCGAAGACTATTCCCTAGACTGGGACTGAGCTTCAGATATAAGAAGAAAATCCAGAAACTGGTG tgtggAGTTGGAGAGAAGAAAGGTACTCCAAG
- the DYRK3 gene encoding dual specificity tyrosine-phosphorylation-regulated kinase 3 isoform X6 gives MGGTARGPGRKDAGPPGAGLPPQQRRLGDGVYDTFMMIDETKCPPCSNALCNPSEPPLPRRLNITTEHLTRDPTQCFLNGGEMKVEQLFQEFGNRRSDTFQSDGINDSEKCSPTVSQGKCSDSLNTVKSSSSSKASKVVPLTPEQALKQYKHHLTAYEKLEIINYPEIYFVGPNAKKRHGVIGGPNNGGYDDADGAYIHVPRDHLAYRYEVLKIIGKGSFGQVARVYDHKLRQYVALKMVRNEKRFHRQAAEEIRILEHLKKQDKTGSMNVIHMLESFTFRNHVCMAFELLSIDLYELIKKNKFQGFSIQLVRKFAQSILQSLDALHKNKIIHCDLKPENILLKHHGRSATKVIDFGSSCFEYQKLYTYIQSRFYRAPEIILGSRYSTPIDIWSFGCILAELLTGQPLFPGEDEGDQLACMMELLGMPPPKLLEQSKRANLNRRLFPRLGLSFRYKKKIQKLVCGVGEKKGTPS, from the exons ATGGGAGGCACAGCTCGCGGGCCCGGGCGGAAGGATGCGGGGCCGCCAGGAGCCGGACTCCCGCCCCAGCAGCGGAG ATTGGGTGATGGTGTCTATGATACCTTCATGATGATAGATGAAACCAAATGCCCACCCTGTTCAAATGCACTCTGCAATCCTTCTGAACCACCTCTACCCAGAAGACTAAAT ATCACCACTGAGCATTTAACAAGAGATCCTACTCAGTGCTTCCTGAATGGAGGTGAGATGAAGGTAGAACAACTATTTCAAGAATTTGGCAACAGAAGATCTGATACTTTTCAGTCAGATGGCATCAACGACTCTGAAAAATGCTCTCCTACAGTTTCTCAGGGTAAATGTTCAGATAGTTTGAATACAGTAAAATCCAGCAGTTCATCCAAAGCATCCAAAGTGGTGCCTCTGACTCCAGAACAAGCACTGAAGCAATATAAACACCACCTCACTGCTTATGAGAAGCTAGAAATCATCAATTATCCAGAAATTTACTTTGTGGGTCCAAATGCCAAAAAAAGACATGGAGTTATCGGTGGTCCCAATAATGGGGGTTATGATGATGCAGATGGGGCCTATATTCACGTGCCTCGAGACCATCTAGCTTATCGATATGAGGTGCTGAAAATTATTGGCAAGGGCAGTTTTGGGCAGGTAGCCCGGGTCTATGATCACAAACTTCGACAGTACGTGGCCCTGAAGATGGTACGCAATGAAAAGCGCTTCCATCGCCAAGCAGCCGAGGAGATCCGGATTTTGGAGCATCTTAAAAAGCAGGATAAAACCGGTAGCATGAACGTTATTCATATGCTGGAAAGTTTCACGTTCCGGAACCATGTTTGCATGGCCTTTGAGTTGCTGAGCATAGACCTTTAtgagctcattaaaaaaaacaagttccAGGGTTTTAGCATCCAGTTGGTTCGCAAGTTTGCTCAATCCATCTTGCAATCCTTGGATGCTCTCCACAAAAACAAGATCATTCACTGTGACCTGAAGCCAGAAAACATTCTCCTGAAACACCATGGGCGCAGTGCGACTAAGGTCATTGACTTTGGGTCCAGCTGTTTTGAGTACCAGAAGCTTTACACATATATCCAGTCTCGGTTCTACAGAGCTCCAGAGATCATCTTAGGAAGCCGCTACAGCACGCCCATTGACATATGGAGTTTTGGCTGCATCCTTGCAGAACTTTTAACAGGACAGCCTCTCTTCCCTGGAGAGGATGAAGGAGACCAGCTGGCCTGTATGATGGAGCTTCTAGGGATGCCACCACCAAAACTCCTGGAGCAATCCAAACGTGCCAA TTTAAACCGAAGACTATTCCCTAGACTGGGACTGAGCTTCAGATATAAGAAGAAAATCCAGAAACTGGTG tgtggAGTTGGAGAGAAGAAAGGTACTCCAAG
- the DYRK3 gene encoding dual specificity tyrosine-phosphorylation-regulated kinase 3 isoform X3 — translation MGGTARGPGRKDAGPPGAGLPPQQRRLGDGVYDTFMMIDETKCPPCSNALCNPSEPPLPRRLNITTEHLTRDPTQCFLNGGEMKVEQLFQEFGNRRSDTFQSDGINDSEKCSPTVSQGKCSDSLNTVKSSSSSKASKVVPLTPEQALKQYKHHLTAYEKLEIINYPEIYFVGPNAKKRHGVIGGPNNGGYDDADGAYIHVPRDHLAYRYEVLKIIGKGSFGQVARVYDHKLRQYVALKMVRNEKRFHRQAAEEIRILEHLKKQDKTGSMNVIHMLESFTFRNHVCMAFELLSIDLYELIKKNKFQGFSIQLVRKFAQSILQSLDALHKNKIIHCDLKPENILLKHHGRSATKVIDFGSSCFEYQKLYTYIQSRFYRAPEIILGSRYSTPIDIWSFGCILAELLTGQPLFPGEDEGDQLACMMELLGMPPPKLLEQSKRANLNRRLFPRLGLSFRYKKKIQKLVCGVGEKKGTPRFVAGCGFGGLGTTCVESQ, via the exons ATGGGAGGCACAGCTCGCGGGCCCGGGCGGAAGGATGCGGGGCCGCCAGGAGCCGGACTCCCGCCCCAGCAGCGGAG ATTGGGTGATGGTGTCTATGATACCTTCATGATGATAGATGAAACCAAATGCCCACCCTGTTCAAATGCACTCTGCAATCCTTCTGAACCACCTCTACCCAGAAGACTAAAT ATCACCACTGAGCATTTAACAAGAGATCCTACTCAGTGCTTCCTGAATGGAGGTGAGATGAAGGTAGAACAACTATTTCAAGAATTTGGCAACAGAAGATCTGATACTTTTCAGTCAGATGGCATCAACGACTCTGAAAAATGCTCTCCTACAGTTTCTCAGGGTAAATGTTCAGATAGTTTGAATACAGTAAAATCCAGCAGTTCATCCAAAGCATCCAAAGTGGTGCCTCTGACTCCAGAACAAGCACTGAAGCAATATAAACACCACCTCACTGCTTATGAGAAGCTAGAAATCATCAATTATCCAGAAATTTACTTTGTGGGTCCAAATGCCAAAAAAAGACATGGAGTTATCGGTGGTCCCAATAATGGGGGTTATGATGATGCAGATGGGGCCTATATTCACGTGCCTCGAGACCATCTAGCTTATCGATATGAGGTGCTGAAAATTATTGGCAAGGGCAGTTTTGGGCAGGTAGCCCGGGTCTATGATCACAAACTTCGACAGTACGTGGCCCTGAAGATGGTACGCAATGAAAAGCGCTTCCATCGCCAAGCAGCCGAGGAGATCCGGATTTTGGAGCATCTTAAAAAGCAGGATAAAACCGGTAGCATGAACGTTATTCATATGCTGGAAAGTTTCACGTTCCGGAACCATGTTTGCATGGCCTTTGAGTTGCTGAGCATAGACCTTTAtgagctcattaaaaaaaacaagttccAGGGTTTTAGCATCCAGTTGGTTCGCAAGTTTGCTCAATCCATCTTGCAATCCTTGGATGCTCTCCACAAAAACAAGATCATTCACTGTGACCTGAAGCCAGAAAACATTCTCCTGAAACACCATGGGCGCAGTGCGACTAAGGTCATTGACTTTGGGTCCAGCTGTTTTGAGTACCAGAAGCTTTACACATATATCCAGTCTCGGTTCTACAGAGCTCCAGAGATCATCTTAGGAAGCCGCTACAGCACGCCCATTGACATATGGAGTTTTGGCTGCATCCTTGCAGAACTTTTAACAGGACAGCCTCTCTTCCCTGGAGAGGATGAAGGAGACCAGCTGGCCTGTATGATGGAGCTTCTAGGGATGCCACCACCAAAACTCCTGGAGCAATCCAAACGTGCCAA TTTAAACCGAAGACTATTCCCTAGACTGGGACTGAGCTTCAGATATAAGAAGAAAATCCAGAAACTGGTG tgtggAGTTGGAGAGAAGAAAGGTACTCCAAGGTTTGTTGCTGGGTGTGGGTTTGGGGGGCTTGGAACTACATGTGTTGAATCACAGTAA
- the DYRK3 gene encoding dual specificity tyrosine-phosphorylation-regulated kinase 3 isoform X2: MGGTARGPGRKDAGPPGAGLPPQQRRLGDGVYDTFMMIDETKCPPCSNALCNPSEPPLPRRLNITTEHLTRDPTQCFLNGGEMKVEQLFQEFGNRRSDTFQSDGINDSEKCSPTVSQGKCSDSLNTVKSSSSSKASKVVPLTPEQALKQYKHHLTAYEKLEIINYPEIYFVGPNAKKRHGVIGGPNNGGYDDADGAYIHVPRDHLAYRYEVLKIIGKGSFGQVARVYDHKLRQYVALKMVRNEKRFHRQAAEEIRILEHLKKQDKTGSMNVIHMLESFTFRNHVCMAFELLSIDLYELIKKNKFQGFSIQLVRKFAQSILQSLDALHKNKIIHCDLKPENILLKHHGRSATKVIDFGSSCFEYQKLYTYIQSRFYRAPEIILGSRYSTPIDIWSFGCILAELLTGQPLFPGEDEGDQLACMMELLGMPPPKLLEQSKRANLNRRLFPRLGLSFRYKKKIQKLVCGVGEKKGEACLTVDSKDSHLFCYHRNKVKRKDPPLNQARW; this comes from the exons ATGGGAGGCACAGCTCGCGGGCCCGGGCGGAAGGATGCGGGGCCGCCAGGAGCCGGACTCCCGCCCCAGCAGCGGAG ATTGGGTGATGGTGTCTATGATACCTTCATGATGATAGATGAAACCAAATGCCCACCCTGTTCAAATGCACTCTGCAATCCTTCTGAACCACCTCTACCCAGAAGACTAAAT ATCACCACTGAGCATTTAACAAGAGATCCTACTCAGTGCTTCCTGAATGGAGGTGAGATGAAGGTAGAACAACTATTTCAAGAATTTGGCAACAGAAGATCTGATACTTTTCAGTCAGATGGCATCAACGACTCTGAAAAATGCTCTCCTACAGTTTCTCAGGGTAAATGTTCAGATAGTTTGAATACAGTAAAATCCAGCAGTTCATCCAAAGCATCCAAAGTGGTGCCTCTGACTCCAGAACAAGCACTGAAGCAATATAAACACCACCTCACTGCTTATGAGAAGCTAGAAATCATCAATTATCCAGAAATTTACTTTGTGGGTCCAAATGCCAAAAAAAGACATGGAGTTATCGGTGGTCCCAATAATGGGGGTTATGATGATGCAGATGGGGCCTATATTCACGTGCCTCGAGACCATCTAGCTTATCGATATGAGGTGCTGAAAATTATTGGCAAGGGCAGTTTTGGGCAGGTAGCCCGGGTCTATGATCACAAACTTCGACAGTACGTGGCCCTGAAGATGGTACGCAATGAAAAGCGCTTCCATCGCCAAGCAGCCGAGGAGATCCGGATTTTGGAGCATCTTAAAAAGCAGGATAAAACCGGTAGCATGAACGTTATTCATATGCTGGAAAGTTTCACGTTCCGGAACCATGTTTGCATGGCCTTTGAGTTGCTGAGCATAGACCTTTAtgagctcattaaaaaaaacaagttccAGGGTTTTAGCATCCAGTTGGTTCGCAAGTTTGCTCAATCCATCTTGCAATCCTTGGATGCTCTCCACAAAAACAAGATCATTCACTGTGACCTGAAGCCAGAAAACATTCTCCTGAAACACCATGGGCGCAGTGCGACTAAGGTCATTGACTTTGGGTCCAGCTGTTTTGAGTACCAGAAGCTTTACACATATATCCAGTCTCGGTTCTACAGAGCTCCAGAGATCATCTTAGGAAGCCGCTACAGCACGCCCATTGACATATGGAGTTTTGGCTGCATCCTTGCAGAACTTTTAACAGGACAGCCTCTCTTCCCTGGAGAGGATGAAGGAGACCAGCTGGCCTGTATGATGGAGCTTCTAGGGATGCCACCACCAAAACTCCTGGAGCAATCCAAACGTGCCAA TTTAAACCGAAGACTATTCCCTAGACTGGGACTGAGCTTCAGATATAAGAAGAAAATCCAGAAACTGGTG tgtggAGTTGGAGAGAAGAAAG